In one window of Vibrio sp. DW001 DNA:
- a CDS encoding ogr/Delta-like zinc finger family protein — protein sequence MLITCPKCESKARIATSRAMTKDTREAYCQCLNLNCGVIFVTYTSVHRIIEPIGGKPDPELQPELCRQQDGNQVDMFG from the coding sequence ATGTTAATCACCTGTCCAAAGTGCGAAAGCAAAGCCCGTATTGCAACATCAAGAGCCATGACCAAGGACACTCGCGAGGCGTATTGCCAATGCCTAAATTTAAACTGTGGGGTTATCTTCGTGACCTACACGTCTGTGCATCGGATTATTGAGCCAATTGGGGGAAAGCCAGACCCAGAGCTCCAACCTGAATTGTGCAGACAACAGGACGGAAATCAGGTTGATATGTTTGGGTGA
- a CDS encoding replication endonuclease has product MNKPMIVSSFQTHFYPTLPKFVVSDINKKVYARSKRDNASRDSLEKFAMEATKKSFLSAEHIEHRYPFASRRIDRNEYRKITRYTERKKRRIGKIQTSIKSDMNALTHDILMLDEKRKVFGLTLVTHLQKLILEFDGDGDEHHLRLLCRKLSKLIRHYHITPPRLPKHPTFEQYFTAITKMTTDDWINDRLERLKFEYIEYSQIALSRVGNNANQSKYVSAMTLNNFLEAQDKQAKFLADYCIYNADEDISVDLENVFMASTSNPENRRIEMMVRSRGFEELADTKGYTAAFITWTLASQYHRNSKNWNGANPKEGHQNLMKQWSRARAILAKQGIDYFGFRVAEPHKDGTAHAHYFLFCKEEEKELIVSTLRDIAIEEDKQELYYKTVNGKLKKRNKPVLRARFDCKYCDPSKGGATAYIAKYIAKNLNGSHMSDADKKAAQSVRAWASLWRIRQFQQFGGAPVSIWRALRKTSVDEIKALKCEELSELHGHADKSRWKDFVQGIGDAQITYEEKENRYFETVKKIVGFSFMHHCVNTIKAQWEIIRKSDLKATPKRDGVPSRSTENNCNPAPEKPLSPLEKALMDLTGWSVKRVQCLVKPLTLGIKVTIDDMTTVSIRNGRLAVT; this is encoded by the coding sequence ATGAACAAACCCATGATAGTATCTAGCTTTCAAACACACTTTTATCCAACACTGCCTAAATTTGTCGTGAGTGATATAAACAAAAAGGTTTACGCTCGTTCAAAGCGTGACAATGCTTCCCGTGACAGCCTTGAAAAGTTCGCCATGGAAGCCACAAAGAAAAGCTTCCTTTCTGCCGAGCATATCGAACACCGCTACCCCTTTGCTAGTCGTCGAATTGATCGTAACGAATACCGCAAAATTACCCGTTACACTGAACGTAAGAAAAGGCGAATTGGCAAGATTCAAACCAGTATTAAATCTGACATGAACGCCTTGACGCATGATATCTTAATGCTTGATGAAAAGCGCAAAGTGTTTGGTTTAACGCTCGTAACGCACCTACAGAAATTGATCCTTGAGTTTGATGGTGACGGCGATGAACATCACCTTCGTTTACTGTGCCGAAAGCTGTCTAAATTAATAAGGCATTATCACATCACGCCGCCTCGATTACCTAAGCACCCGACTTTCGAGCAGTACTTTACCGCCATCACTAAAATGACAACAGACGACTGGATAAATGACCGATTAGAGCGTTTAAAGTTCGAGTACATCGAGTATTCACAGATTGCGCTTAGTCGAGTGGGTAACAATGCCAACCAATCTAAGTACGTCAGCGCCATGACGCTTAATAACTTTCTAGAGGCGCAAGACAAACAAGCTAAGTTCTTAGCCGATTATTGTATCTATAACGCGGATGAGGATATCAGCGTTGATCTAGAAAATGTCTTCATGGCGAGTACGTCAAACCCTGAAAACCGCCGTATTGAAATGATGGTCAGAAGTCGAGGCTTTGAAGAGCTGGCCGACACGAAAGGTTATACCGCTGCTTTCATTACTTGGACACTTGCCAGTCAGTACCACCGGAACAGTAAAAATTGGAATGGTGCCAATCCGAAAGAGGGACACCAAAACCTAATGAAACAGTGGTCACGAGCAAGGGCGATACTTGCTAAACAAGGGATAGATTATTTCGGTTTTAGAGTGGCCGAGCCACACAAAGACGGAACCGCGCACGCGCACTATTTCTTGTTCTGCAAAGAAGAAGAAAAAGAACTCATCGTTTCTACATTGCGAGACATTGCCATTGAAGAAGATAAACAAGAGCTATATTACAAGACGGTTAACGGCAAGTTGAAGAAGCGAAATAAGCCGGTACTAAGGGCGCGTTTCGACTGCAAATATTGCGATCCTTCCAAGGGTGGCGCAACGGCCTACATTGCTAAGTACATAGCAAAAAACCTAAACGGCTCCCACATGTCCGACGCCGACAAAAAAGCAGCGCAATCAGTAAGGGCATGGGCTTCTCTTTGGCGTATTCGCCAGTTTCAGCAATTCGGTGGTGCGCCTGTTTCGATTTGGCGCGCACTGCGTAAGACCTCTGTTGATGAAATCAAAGCATTAAAGTGTGAGGAATTATCCGAGCTACACGGCCATGCAGACAAATCACGATGGAAAGACTTTGTTCAAGGTATCGGTGATGCGCAAATTACCTATGAAGAGAAAGAGAACCGCTATTTTGAGACAGTGAAAAAGATAGTCGGTTTTTCCTTCATGCACCATTGTGTTAACACCATCAAAGCGCAGTGGGAAATCATTAGAAAATCCGATTTAAAAGCAACCCCAAAAAGGGACGGAGTCCCGTCTCGGAGCACTGAAAATAACTGTAACCCTGCTCCTGAAAAGCCACTATCACCGTTAGAAAAAGCCCTTATGGACTTAACCGGATGGAGCGTTAAACGGGTTCAATGTCTGGTTAAGCCGCTAACACTAGGGATAAAGGTCACCATTGATGACATGACCACCGTCAGTATTCGAAACGGGCGGTTAGCCGTGACGTAG